In Clostridium swellfunianum, a genomic segment contains:
- a CDS encoding sensor histidine kinase encodes MNLKLKLKKGLFSKMVATYIVIVTLSFVFIATFLSVWFERYYFSQRREQLEKESILIKPFALDFIRNEGKYEPEEIDRSLNFFGSLTSSDIWLLDRNGYVYSVSDEKFNSIKGTQKFTKALEILRLNKIYEIKGRYDNIITQESHIYGIPVFDKDFFGGAIVMITPLSEINEPLKGVFRIIWTTALFAIFISSFIIYYFSERIIIKPLADINGVAKKISKGEVEKRVEIISNDEIGQLAESFNYMADSLEKVEKARREFISNVSHEIRSPITSIKGFIGGILDGIIPKDKENYYLSITYEEIQRLTRLVNDILDLSAIEAGQFKLRMSELDINEIIRLTVIKFEQKIKEKKLNVDVCFNLEHQYVYGDRDRLIQVMTNLIDNAIKYVSEGGEIYICTKVKADKVLVSVFNNGPSIPKEDLPKIWNRFYKSDKSRTSKVSTGLGLPIVRNILTQHGEDIWVENKEGGGVTFIFTLKRVK; translated from the coding sequence ATGAATTTAAAGCTTAAACTTAAAAAGGGTCTGTTTTCAAAAATGGTTGCTACTTATATTGTCATTGTGACATTGAGCTTTGTCTTTATAGCAACCTTTCTATCTGTTTGGTTTGAGAGATATTATTTCTCTCAAAGAAGAGAACAGCTTGAAAAGGAATCAATTTTAATTAAGCCATTTGCATTGGATTTTATCAGAAATGAAGGAAAGTACGAACCTGAAGAAATAGATAGAAGTTTAAATTTTTTTGGAAGCCTAACTTCGTCTGATATCTGGCTTTTGGATAGAAATGGATATGTGTATTCAGTATCAGATGAAAAGTTCAATTCAATCAAGGGAACTCAAAAATTCACCAAGGCATTGGAAATACTCAGGCTAAATAAGATATATGAAATTAAAGGCCGCTATGACAATATAATAACACAGGAATCCCATATATATGGAATTCCTGTGTTTGATAAAGATTTTTTCGGTGGTGCAATAGTTATGATTACTCCTTTAAGCGAAATCAATGAGCCTCTTAAAGGAGTATTTAGAATTATTTGGACTACAGCTTTATTTGCAATATTTATTTCTTCTTTTATAATTTACTATTTCTCGGAAAGAATTATAATAAAGCCTTTGGCTGATATTAATGGAGTTGCCAAGAAAATTTCAAAAGGAGAGGTAGAAAAAAGAGTAGAGATAATTTCAAATGATGAAATAGGCCAGCTTGCGGAGTCCTTTAATTATATGGCTGACAGCCTCGAAAAGGTTGAAAAGGCAAGAAGAGAATTCATATCTAACGTATCCCATGAAATTAGGTCTCCCATTACCTCTATAAAAGGCTTTATTGGCGGAATTTTGGATGGAATAATACCTAAGGATAAGGAAAATTATTATCTGTCTATAACCTATGAAGAAATTCAGAGACTCACTAGGCTCGTAAATGATATCCTTGATTTATCTGCCATTGAGGCAGGACAATTTAAGCTTAGAATGTCTGAGCTTGATATAAATGAAATTATTAGGCTTACAGTTATAAAATTTGAGCAGAAGATAAAGGAAAAGAAGCTTAATGTTGATGTGTGTTTTAATTTGGAACATCAATACGTTTATGGAGATAGAGATAGGCTAATTCAGGTTATGACAAATCTTATTGACAACGCTATTAAGTATGTTTCCGAAGGTGGGGAAATTTATATATGTACAAAGGTAAAGGCTGATAAGGTTTTGGTGTCTGTATTTAATAATGGACCATCTATTCCCAAGGAAGATTTGCCAAAGATATGGAACAGATTTTATAAATCAGATAAGTCTAGAACTTCCAAGGTCAGTACAGGCCTAGGACTTCCTATAGTAAGAAACATTTTGACTCAGCACGGAGAAGATATTTGGGTGGAAAACAAGGAAGGTGGCGGAGTAACCTTTATATTCACCTTAAAGAGGGTTAAATAA
- a CDS encoding response regulator transcription factor yields the protein MEGTIGKVLIVDDDENICEVIKMYLESSGYSTRLAHDGRAAQEAFLDYKPDLVLLDIMLPLIDGIDVLKWIRREYETPVIMLTAKGETFDKVLGLELGADDYIVKPFEPKELLARVKAVLRRYNTENVNKEVISFEDLIIDINSYNATYKGQEVKMPPKEFELLHYLANNKNRVFTREQLLCEVWGYDYPGDSRTVDVHVKRLREKLPGGAKWQLETVWGVGYKFEVK from the coding sequence ATGGAAGGAACTATTGGAAAGGTTTTAATAGTTGATGATGATGAAAATATATGTGAAGTTATAAAAATGTATCTTGAAAGTTCAGGATACTCCACTAGATTAGCTCACGACGGAAGAGCTGCACAAGAGGCGTTTTTAGATTACAAGCCAGACTTGGTGCTTTTAGATATTATGCTTCCACTTATAGACGGAATTGATGTTTTAAAGTGGATAAGAAGAGAATATGAAACTCCTGTAATAATGCTTACTGCAAAGGGTGAAACCTTTGATAAGGTACTTGGACTTGAACTTGGAGCTGATGACTATATAGTTAAGCCTTTTGAGCCAAAGGAACTGCTAGCTAGAGTCAAGGCAGTACTAAGAAGATATAATACTGAGAATGTTAATAAAGAAGTTATTAGCTTTGAAGATTTAATTATTGATATAAATTCCTATAATGCTACCTATAAGGGACAAGAAGTAAAAATGCCTCCAAAGGAATTCGAACTTTTACATTATCTTGCAAACAATAAAAATAGAGTGTTTACAAGAGAACAGCTTTTATGTGAGGTTTGGGGGTATGATTATCCTGGAGATTCAAGGACTGTTGACGTTCACGTTAAGAGGCTTAGAGAGAAGCTTCCCGGTGGAGCTAAGTGGCAGTTAGAAACTGTATGGGGTGTGGGCTATAAGTTTGAGGTGAAATAG
- the anmK gene encoding anhydro-N-acetylmuramic acid kinase AnmK — MEKYVIGLMSGTSLDGVDAALVKITGFGAQTKIQLIDFVNEEIPDELKKEIMDCFSVEKSNVELICSLNFKLGYLFSDAAKKVCKKADFDINKVDLIGSHGQTIYHIPVGYKNMMRSTLQIGEPSVIAYETGATVVSNFRTMDIAAGGQGAPLVPYTEYLMYRTDKNRVLQNIGGIGNVTVIPANCSLEQMYAFDTGPGNMVIDEITKRLKGQKYDKGGYFASQGNVNDELLKELMSIEYINEAPPKTTGREFFGSQFVDRLLMKWGHLEPNDIIATVTMFTAKAIAVNYRNFVFKNYPIDEVILGGGGSYNNTLVKMLKELLPECKVMVQEDLGYSSDAKEAIAFAVLANETINGMASNVLGATGANERVVLGNITPVPYKR, encoded by the coding sequence ATGGAAAAGTATGTAATTGGACTTATGTCAGGCACATCCTTAGATGGAGTAGATGCAGCTCTTGTAAAAATAACGGGGTTTGGAGCGCAAACTAAGATTCAGTTAATTGATTTTGTAAACGAAGAAATTCCTGACGAGTTGAAAAAAGAAATTATGGATTGCTTTAGCGTTGAAAAATCTAATGTAGAGCTTATTTGCAGCCTTAATTTTAAGCTTGGATATTTATTTTCTGATGCGGCTAAAAAGGTTTGTAAAAAAGCTGACTTCGATATAAACAAGGTTGATTTAATAGGTTCTCATGGTCAAACTATTTATCACATTCCAGTTGGCTATAAAAATATGATGAGATCAACTCTTCAAATAGGCGAACCTTCTGTTATAGCTTATGAAACTGGTGCAACTGTAGTTTCTAATTTTAGGACCATGGATATAGCAGCTGGTGGACAAGGTGCTCCACTAGTACCATATACCGAATATCTCATGTATAGAACTGATAAAAACAGAGTTCTGCAAAACATTGGAGGTATAGGCAACGTAACGGTTATACCTGCTAATTGCAGCTTAGAGCAGATGTATGCTTTTGATACCGGCCCTGGCAACATGGTTATTGATGAGATTACAAAAAGGCTTAAAGGTCAAAAGTATGATAAAGGGGGCTACTTTGCTTCTCAAGGAAATGTAAACGATGAATTGCTTAAAGAACTTATGTCCATTGAATACATAAATGAAGCTCCACCTAAGACTACAGGCAGAGAATTTTTCGGCAGCCAATTTGTAGATAGGCTTCTTATGAAGTGGGGACATTTAGAACCTAATGATATTATTGCTACAGTAACTATGTTTACAGCCAAAGCTATTGCTGTAAACTATAGAAACTTTGTATTTAAAAACTATCCTATCGATGAAGTTATTCTTGGTGGAGGCGGAAGCTATAATAATACACTTGTTAAAATGCTTAAAGAGCTTCTACCTGAGTGTAAAGTTATGGTTCAAGAGGACTTAGGTTATTCTTCCGATGCAAAAGAGGCTATAGCTTTTGCTGTACTTGCTAACGAAACTATAAACGGCATGGCATCAAACGTGCTTGGTGCAACTGGAGCAAATGAAAGAGTTGTGTTAGGCAATATCACTCCTGTACCATATAAAAGATAA
- a CDS encoding GNAT family N-acetyltransferase, with amino-acid sequence MEGPRACRREEREKVINLIDSTFRTPNGFSPSMGEEFKLLLGEGNLENMRLILEDGEPVADVNFYKSTILIEGTPVKAASIGAVCTAANSRGKGYSSIILDDCEKLMKEDNVRLMLVSGTRSLYTRRGCVLAGKCYEFTLEASEDKHENIQLEEFQEELLPEMIKLYNKESTRYYRTYEEFKYLLSGATTPWGNFTYKTYLLKAYGEYCAYIVLRLVNHKEGPYGVVVEAAGDRDMIYSSIQNIISLNSLRHIRYFCTYNDPSTQLLKRKNISFKELNLMGTVKILDFEGFMKDLTAYFSQFIDANVLKNIEFKQTGDRYILSYKGESIEFDDIHDLTRLIFGSREAVERDFSNKTVLNEFIRTVFPLPFVWTANVNYQ; translated from the coding sequence ATGGAAGGACCTAGAGCTTGTAGAAGAGAAGAAAGAGAAAAGGTTATTAACCTTATAGATAGCACATTCAGAACTCCTAATGGATTTAGTCCATCTATGGGTGAAGAATTCAAGCTTTTGCTTGGTGAGGGTAACCTTGAGAATATGAGATTAATCCTTGAGGATGGAGAGCCTGTAGCTGATGTGAATTTTTACAAGAGCACTATTTTAATAGAAGGCACCCCTGTAAAAGCTGCATCTATAGGAGCTGTATGCACTGCTGCAAACAGCAGAGGCAAAGGATACTCTTCAATTATACTGGATGACTGCGAAAAGCTCATGAAGGAAGATAACGTGAGGCTCATGCTTGTTTCTGGGACTAGGAGCTTGTATACAAGAAGAGGCTGTGTCTTAGCTGGCAAATGCTATGAATTCACTTTAGAAGCTTCTGAAGATAAGCATGAGAATATACAACTTGAAGAGTTTCAAGAAGAATTATTACCAGAAATGATAAAATTATATAACAAGGAAAGTACAAGATATTATAGAACCTATGAGGAGTTTAAATATCTTTTAAGCGGTGCTACGACTCCTTGGGGTAACTTCACCTACAAGACTTATCTACTAAAAGCTTATGGTGAATACTGTGCATATATAGTTCTTAGACTAGTTAATCATAAAGAAGGACCTTATGGGGTTGTTGTAGAAGCTGCTGGAGACAGGGACATGATTTATAGCTCTATTCAAAATATTATTAGCTTAAATTCATTAAGGCATATAAGATATTTTTGCACATATAATGATCCTTCTACTCAGCTTTTAAAGAGAAAGAATATAAGCTTTAAGGAATTAAATCTTATGGGAACCGTAAAGATATTAGACTTTGAAGGTTTCATGAAGGATTTAACAGCTTATTTCTCGCAGTTTATTGATGCAAATGTTCTAAAAAATATTGAATTCAAGCAAACAGGTGATAGGTATATACTCAGTTATAAAGGTGAAAGTATAGAGTTTGATGATATCCATGATTTAACAAGATTAATATTTGGCAGTCGTGAAGCTGTAGAAAGAGATTTTAGCAATAAGACTGTGTTAAATGAATTCATAAGAACAGTATTTCCTCTTCCTTTTGTATGGACGGCAAATGTTAACTACCAATAA
- a CDS encoding ABC transporter ATP-binding protein: MAKIVFEHITKEFVDEKRGVVKAVNDSSFTINDKEFMVFVGPSGCGKTTSLRMIAGLEKQTEGNIYIGDKVVNSLHPKERDIAMVFQDYALYPHMTIYENLSFGLKNLKVPKTEIDKKVKEASEILGIEDLLDRRPKELSGGQRQRVAVGRAIVRNPKVFLFDEPLSNLDAKLRVQMRVEIAELHKKLGTTIVYVTHDQVEAMTLGQRIVVMNKGVIQQIASPEELYNKPVNMFVGGFIGAPSMNFITCKVDGDKLVAEEVVFNIPEKYNKVIGKYKGKEIVMGIRPEDIYDSQYAENVQNKSEIKTRVKVVEKLGSENLVYFDKFGKTITSRVVPLSQIHSGDVASLTVDCNKIHLFDKDSEMALMV, from the coding sequence ATGGCTAAGATAGTTTTTGAACATATAACAAAAGAGTTTGTTGATGAAAAAAGAGGAGTAGTAAAAGCAGTTAATGACTCAAGTTTTACTATAAACGATAAAGAATTTATGGTGTTTGTTGGACCATCTGGATGTGGAAAGACAACATCCTTAAGAATGATTGCTGGCTTGGAAAAACAAACTGAAGGAAATATATATATAGGAGATAAGGTTGTTAATAGTTTGCATCCGAAAGAAAGAGATATAGCTATGGTGTTTCAGGACTATGCATTATATCCACACATGACCATATACGAAAACCTTTCTTTTGGTTTGAAAAATCTTAAGGTGCCTAAGACAGAAATAGATAAGAAGGTTAAAGAAGCTTCTGAAATATTAGGAATTGAAGATTTGTTAGATAGAAGACCAAAAGAATTATCTGGAGGTCAAAGACAAAGAGTTGCTGTAGGACGTGCTATAGTAAGAAACCCTAAGGTTTTTTTGTTTGACGAGCCTCTTTCAAACCTAGATGCTAAGCTTAGAGTTCAGATGAGAGTCGAAATAGCAGAACTTCATAAAAAACTGGGTACTACCATAGTATATGTTACGCATGACCAGGTTGAAGCAATGACACTCGGACAAAGAATAGTTGTAATGAATAAGGGTGTTATTCAGCAGATTGCTTCTCCAGAAGAACTTTATAACAAACCTGTTAATATGTTTGTAGGAGGCTTTATAGGAGCACCATCTATGAACTTTATAACCTGCAAGGTTGATGGAGATAAACTTGTTGCAGAAGAGGTTGTATTTAATATTCCAGAAAAGTATAATAAAGTTATTGGAAAGTACAAAGGCAAAGAAATAGTTATGGGTATAAGACCAGAGGATATCTATGATTCACAATATGCAGAAAATGTACAAAACAAGAGTGAAATTAAAACAAGAGTAAAGGTAGTTGAAAAGTTAGGTTCAGAGAATTTAGTGTACTTTGACAAGTTTGGAAAAACAATAACTTCTAGAGTAGTTCCTTTAAGTCAAATACATTCTGGAGATGTAGCTTCTTTAACTGTAGACTGCAATAAAATACATTTATTTGACAAGGACAGTGAAATGGCTCTGATGGTATAG
- a CDS encoding carbohydrate ABC transporter permease, whose translation MERVELANKSIPVFKEKKSTSFYAGRTLTFALLIMWGIFTIWPLYWMITVALSDPNAAGTLTFSLLPKEVTLDSFKTFFRLGQLSGPFNKDVFRWLFNSFFISAIITLANVFFASMTGYAFAKLKFPGKNTIFWTLMCTMMIPSQVTLIPLYVLVLNVFNMGNTYAAIILPSLCTVGNVFLMKQYMSSIPATLIDAARIDACSEFGIYRKVILPLAKPGLAVLAIFTFVASWNDFFWPLLVTNTASMRTIQVGLASFKFQDSTQYGPMMAGAVIASIPMFILFFSLQKYFLQGITIGAIKG comes from the coding sequence ATGGAAAGAGTAGAACTTGCAAATAAATCAATACCTGTGTTTAAAGAAAAGAAGAGTACCTCATTCTATGCTGGACGTACTCTAACTTTTGCATTGCTTATAATGTGGGGAATATTCACTATTTGGCCCCTTTACTGGATGATAACAGTAGCACTTAGCGATCCAAATGCAGCAGGCACGCTGACCTTTAGTTTACTTCCTAAGGAAGTTACTTTAGATTCTTTTAAGACCTTTTTTAGGCTGGGACAGCTTAGTGGTCCATTTAATAAAGATGTATTTAGATGGTTATTTAATTCATTTTTTATATCTGCAATAATAACTTTAGCTAATGTGTTCTTTGCTTCCATGACAGGATATGCTTTTGCAAAGCTTAAGTTTCCAGGAAAAAACACTATATTCTGGACACTTATGTGTACAATGATGATACCGTCACAAGTTACATTGATACCGCTTTACGTATTAGTTCTTAATGTATTTAATATGGGTAATACCTATGCAGCTATAATTCTACCTTCGCTATGTACAGTTGGAAATGTATTTCTTATGAAGCAGTATATGTCATCAATTCCTGCAACACTTATTGATGCTGCGAGAATAGATGCTTGTTCTGAGTTTGGTATATATAGAAAGGTTATATTACCTTTAGCAAAGCCAGGACTTGCTGTTCTTGCAATATTCACTTTTGTTGCATCTTGGAATGATTTCTTCTGGCCTCTGCTTGTTACAAATACAGCCAGCATGAGAACTATACAGGTAGGCTTAGCGTCCTTTAAGTTCCAGGACAGCACTCAGTATGGACCAATGATGGCAGGTGCAGTTATTGCATCTATACCAATGTTTATATTGTTCTTCTCACTGCAAAAATATTTCTTGCAGGGTATAACAATAGGAGCTATAAAAGGATAG
- a CDS encoding carbohydrate ABC transporter permease, which yields MEKTLKIRNKSGGFKQNFKEYFWCYVFIAVPVLMFLSFTLYPLINAFIMSFQKYNVMGSTWIGLDNYKAVFKDSLFRKALVNTVIYTIGTVPVNIMIALGLALLIFQLGKKTQTFFKAAFYLPAVTSGVTLSLVWFIMYDPTPDGLLNKIISVFGVSNINWLGKTNIALFSLMLMTYLGGHGSGIILYLASLGGIPKTIYEAADIDAASTWSKFKNITWPLLKPTTLYMFVTGIIGSFQVFMTIYLMTGGGPDNATTTIAYLIYQHAFSYFEFGHAAAESFVLAIIIIAISILQFKYLGSDVEY from the coding sequence ATGGAAAAGACATTAAAGATCCGTAACAAAAGCGGGGGATTTAAACAAAATTTTAAAGAATATTTTTGGTGTTATGTATTTATTGCAGTTCCAGTTTTAATGTTTTTATCCTTTACATTATATCCTTTGATAAATGCATTTATAATGAGTTTTCAAAAGTATAATGTTATGGGTTCAACATGGATAGGCTTAGATAACTATAAGGCTGTATTTAAAGATTCTCTTTTTAGAAAAGCTCTTGTGAATACAGTTATTTATACAATAGGTACAGTGCCAGTAAATATTATGATAGCTTTAGGCCTAGCTCTTTTGATATTCCAGCTTGGAAAGAAAACACAAACCTTCTTTAAAGCAGCATTTTACTTGCCAGCTGTAACCTCTGGAGTAACTCTTTCATTGGTTTGGTTTATCATGTATGACCCAACTCCAGACGGATTATTAAATAAGATTATATCGGTATTTGGAGTTAGCAATATAAATTGGCTTGGAAAAACAAATATTGCTCTATTCTCACTTATGTTAATGACTTATCTAGGTGGACATGGAAGCGGTATTATTCTATATTTAGCATCCCTAGGCGGGATACCCAAGACTATATATGAAGCAGCTGATATTGATGCTGCAAGTACATGGTCCAAGTTTAAGAACATAACCTGGCCTTTATTAAAGCCAACAACCCTATACATGTTTGTTACAGGTATAATCGGTTCCTTCCAAGTGTTTATGACAATTTACCTAATGACAGGCGGAGGACCAGACAATGCCACAACAACAATAGCATACTTAATTTATCAGCATGCTTTCTCATATTTTGAATTTGGACATGCTGCTGCAGAATCCTTTGTGCTTGCAATTATAATTATAGCTATATCTATATTGCAGTTTAAGTACCTAGGGTCAGATGTAGAATACTAG
- a CDS encoding ABC transporter substrate-binding protein, with protein sequence MKNIRKIAAIAMALTLAATAFTGCKKNTPTNADPNADAGKKDVVKVWTFPVEKDYKQNFENIKKEFVAKNPNIEIQVEELSWAEGVKKFDTAINAGDPPDLMFIGPSAKYIQTGLAVPIENYVSKEALGDFYPNGLEYMKVDGKLYGLPLYMKIHTIGANKKLLEEAGIDYKKIQQNGWTWEEFVEAAKKGTKKTADGKQQYGFVFHGAQTDWTELLLHMLANNGITSMFDKDGNYQYTDPKFLETLKFIRSLIDEGVMPKESNQITPAKRMEYLYTHQAMIIGKAMPYYEVVVGDNNKKVKDGTAPAGQKEVDFVLLPEPHNKNQKAVTVGGVDGYSMYKQKNFKGEVSQETHLKNVGNFLVALSSGTAGASAKVLNLPQVTKSGDAMWKDKYTMTPENKTALDTLFKNILPPVQVDPEKTQKGIKIDDEVVKAKYPAVLGGDVTPDAMYKAVQDKAKELLGK encoded by the coding sequence ATGAAAAATATTAGAAAAATAGCAGCTATTGCTATGGCACTAACTCTTGCAGCTACAGCTTTTACAGGATGTAAGAAAAATACACCTACAAATGCAGATCCTAATGCAGATGCTGGGAAAAAAGATGTAGTTAAAGTTTGGACATTCCCAGTAGAAAAGGACTACAAACAAAATTTCGAAAATATCAAGAAAGAGTTTGTAGCTAAGAATCCTAATATTGAAATTCAAGTGGAAGAACTATCTTGGGCAGAAGGGGTTAAAAAGTTTGATACTGCCATTAATGCAGGTGACCCACCAGACTTAATGTTTATAGGGCCATCAGCTAAATATATTCAAACAGGACTTGCAGTTCCTATTGAAAACTATGTATCAAAAGAAGCTCTAGGTGATTTCTATCCAAATGGACTTGAATACATGAAGGTAGACGGGAAGCTATACGGACTTCCATTATATATGAAAATACACACTATTGGAGCAAACAAGAAGCTTCTTGAAGAAGCAGGAATAGATTACAAGAAAATTCAACAAAATGGATGGACTTGGGAAGAGTTTGTAGAAGCTGCTAAGAAGGGAACAAAGAAGACCGCAGACGGAAAACAGCAATATGGATTTGTATTCCATGGAGCTCAAACTGACTGGACAGAACTTTTACTTCACATGTTAGCAAACAATGGTATTACATCAATGTTTGACAAAGATGGAAACTATCAATATACCGATCCTAAATTCTTAGAAACCTTAAAGTTTATAAGATCTTTAATAGATGAAGGTGTAATGCCTAAGGAATCAAACCAAATTACTCCTGCAAAGAGAATGGAGTATTTATATACTCATCAAGCTATGATAATTGGTAAAGCTATGCCTTACTATGAAGTAGTTGTTGGTGATAACAACAAGAAAGTAAAGGATGGAACAGCTCCTGCTGGACAAAAAGAAGTTGATTTTGTTTTACTTCCTGAGCCACACAACAAGAACCAAAAGGCTGTAACTGTTGGTGGTGTAGACGGATACTCAATGTATAAGCAAAAGAATTTCAAGGGAGAAGTTAGTCAAGAAACTCACTTAAAGAACGTTGGTAACTTCCTAGTTGCTTTAAGCTCTGGAACAGCTGGTGCATCAGCTAAGGTTCTTAACCTTCCACAGGTTACAAAATCTGGTGATGCAATGTGGAAAGACAAATACACTATGACTCCAGAAAATAAGACTGCATTAGATACTTTATTTAAGAATATACTTCCTCCAGTTCAAGTTGATCCAGAAAAGACTCAAAAAGGAATCAAGATTGATGATGAAGTTGTAAAAGCTAAATATCCTGCAGTGCTTGGAGGAGACGTTACTCCAGATGCTATGTACAAAGCAGTTCAAGATAAGGCTAAGGAACTTTTGGGTAAATAG
- a CDS encoding glycosyl hydrolase family 18 protein → MKFIKILGETSLLINTDGLEDERRVIPGKIYKVYGEDNNFYEIRFGSKFGYLPKHCAQLVSNEEPQKIMIAWDYISSKDKNVEHYDKYINKNCIEQGLDVISPTWFLREGDIGNTDSIKIVEKCDKEYVRLAHSNGYEVWGLIADFNADRNYMVYTNESLAHREIMDIVNFALQYNLDGINIDFEGFGSRCREAYNLYVKKLSEELRKHNIVVSIDVTRESNSDAWGKCYDRGEISKHVDYLCLMAYDENGRLDVVPGSTGSLPWVEEGIKELLNMGISREKIILGVPFYSRDWRVEKIQKSVRSVVVMEWEGITAFSQPDEASEKIGINAGDVFEYLGEYRDYYKVLVNKSQGYIKKSISKVLDAEEEFYKAIEVLPVVMKEMENKKKSGSVNYDQYAQQTKLIYTDDTHSIHYIWLEDTESMKKRIDLVKKYDLPGAAAWMLTQETEDIWNIIKQIKIG, encoded by the coding sequence ATGAAATTCATTAAAATACTTGGGGAAACGTCATTATTGATTAATACAGATGGACTTGAAGATGAAAGAAGAGTGATACCGGGCAAAATCTATAAGGTATATGGAGAAGATAATAATTTTTACGAGATAAGATTTGGAAGCAAATTTGGGTACCTTCCAAAGCATTGCGCTCAGCTAGTAAGTAATGAAGAACCTCAGAAAATAATGATTGCTTGGGATTATATCTCAAGTAAGGATAAGAATGTAGAGCACTATGATAAGTACATTAATAAAAATTGTATAGAGCAAGGTTTGGATGTAATATCACCAACATGGTTTTTAAGAGAGGGTGATATAGGAAATACGGACAGCATAAAAATTGTAGAAAAATGTGACAAAGAATATGTAAGGCTTGCTCACAGCAATGGCTATGAAGTTTGGGGACTCATAGCTGATTTTAATGCTGATAGAAATTATATGGTTTATACAAATGAGAGTTTAGCTCATAGAGAAATAATGGATATTGTAAATTTTGCTCTACAATATAATTTAGACGGAATAAACATAGATTTTGAAGGCTTTGGAAGCAGATGTAGAGAGGCATACAACCTGTATGTTAAAAAGCTTTCGGAAGAATTGAGGAAACATAACATTGTAGTATCAATTGATGTTACAAGAGAATCTAATTCAGATGCTTGGGGGAAATGTTATGACAGAGGAGAGATTTCAAAGCATGTAGATTACCTATGCCTTATGGCTTATGATGAAAATGGAAGATTAGATGTTGTACCAGGATCTACTGGATCTCTGCCATGGGTTGAGGAAGGCATAAAAGAACTTTTAAATATGGGTATTTCAAGAGAAAAGATAATTTTGGGAGTCCCTTTCTATAGCAGAGATTGGAGAGTTGAAAAAATTCAAAAAAGTGTAAGGTCTGTGGTTGTTATGGAGTGGGAAGGTATAACAGCGTTCAGCCAGCCGGATGAAGCTTCAGAAAAGATAGGTATAAATGCAGGAGATGTTTTTGAATACCTAGGAGAATATAGAGACTACTATAAAGTACTTGTAAATAAAAGCCAAGGTTACATAAAGAAAAGCATAAGTAAAGTTCTTGATGCAGAAGAGGAATTTTATAAAGCTATTGAAGTACTTCCTGTAGTAATGAAAGAGATGGAAAATAAAAAGAAATCGGGAAGTGTGAATTATGATCAATATGCTCAGCAGACAAAGCTTATTTATACAGATGACACGCATAGTATTCACTATATATGGCTAGAAGACACAGAATCTATGAAAAAAAGGATTGACCTAGTGAAAAAATATGATTTGCCAGGTGCTGCTGCCTGGATGTTAACTCAGGAAACTGAAGATATATGGAATATTATTAAGCAAATAAAAATAGGTTAG